A single region of the Alteriqipengyuania flavescens genome encodes:
- a CDS encoding DUF2312 domain-containing protein, with amino-acid sequence MADATDDRLRLLIERIERLEEEKKGIADDIRDVYAEAKAVGYDPKIMRQVVRLRKMKPDDRSEQEMVLDTYKAALGMA; translated from the coding sequence ATGGCCGATGCCACCGACGACCGCCTGCGCCTGCTGATCGAACGGATCGAGCGCCTCGAGGAAGAGAAGAAGGGCATCGCCGACGATATCCGCGACGTCTATGCCGAAGCCAAGGCGGTCGGATACGACCCCAAGATCATGCGCCAGGTCGTTCGCCTGCGGAAGATGAAGCCCGACGACCGCAGCGAGCAGGAAATGGTGCTCGATACATACAAGGCCGCGCTCGGCATGGCATAG
- a CDS encoding heavy metal-binding domain-containing protein: MPPQYKDARHFPVTTTPTLEGRPIQEYRGIVTGEVIVGANLFRDLFANIRDIVGGRSGSYERILRDAREQAIAELQAEAGRVGGNAVVGVDLDYEVIGDTGSMLMVSASGTAVTI, encoded by the coding sequence ATGCCCCCGCAGTACAAGGACGCGCGCCACTTTCCGGTCACCACGACGCCCACGCTGGAGGGGCGGCCGATCCAGGAATATCGCGGTATCGTGACCGGCGAGGTGATCGTCGGCGCCAATCTCTTCCGCGACCTGTTCGCCAATATCCGCGACATCGTGGGCGGCCGCTCGGGCAGCTACGAACGTATCCTGCGCGACGCGCGCGAGCAGGCGATTGCGGAGCTGCAGGCCGAGGCTGGCCGCGTGGGCGGCAATGCGGTGGTCGGCGTCGACCTCGATTACGAGGTGATCGGCGATACCGGCTCGATGCTGATGGTCAGCGCCAGCGGTACGGCTGTGACAATTTGA
- a CDS encoding CPBP family intramembrane glutamic endopeptidase: MVSLEPVVDEIGGRNSRMTMDTTSPPMGADGAVSGKQTAPATMRHEWRRYAGFLRRPVLPEEQVRTGGSGLAAIFRMLGLDLLLMAGLGVIAMLVIAAGVELPETALAGMEIEIGLALAVVIVAPLVEELLFRGWLSGKPGRVAALLAILGGAALGGVLTATGPQTDVPGPALFATGGGIVLAVILFVALRNHDAPQWYRRAFPIFFWLSTLAFAFIHVFNFEGAEMLAALPLVLPQFITGSILGYMRVHYGLWSSIVLHMLHNGAALSLAYAATELAA, from the coding sequence ATGGTGTCGCTTGAACCTGTGGTGGATGAAATCGGGGGCCGCAATAGCCGCATGACGATGGATACGACAAGCCCGCCGATGGGTGCGGACGGCGCTGTGTCGGGCAAGCAAACCGCGCCTGCAACGATGCGCCATGAATGGCGCCGCTATGCCGGCTTCCTGCGCCGGCCCGTCCTGCCGGAAGAACAGGTGCGGACCGGTGGCAGCGGGTTGGCCGCGATCTTCCGCATGCTGGGCCTCGACCTGCTGCTGATGGCAGGCCTGGGGGTGATTGCGATGCTGGTCATCGCCGCGGGCGTGGAGCTTCCCGAAACCGCGCTGGCGGGCATGGAGATCGAAATCGGCCTCGCGCTGGCGGTCGTGATCGTTGCGCCGCTGGTGGAAGAACTGCTGTTCCGTGGCTGGCTGTCGGGCAAACCCGGGCGCGTCGCGGCCTTGCTCGCCATCCTGGGCGGGGCAGCGCTCGGCGGCGTGTTGACGGCCACGGGCCCGCAGACCGATGTGCCGGGACCGGCCTTGTTCGCGACCGGCGGCGGCATCGTCCTGGCGGTGATCCTGTTTGTCGCGCTGCGGAATCACGACGCGCCGCAATGGTACCGCAGGGCCTTCCCGATCTTCTTCTGGCTGAGCACGCTCGCCTTTGCGTTCATCCACGTCTTCAATTTCGAAGGCGCGGAGATGCTCGCCGCTCTGCCGCTTGTGCTGCCGCAATTCATCACCGGCTCGATCCTCGGCTACATGCGCGTGCACTATGGCCTGTGGTCGAGCATCGTGCTGCACATGCTGCACAACGGCGCCGCCCTGTCGCTGGCATATGCGGCGACGGAGCTTGCCGCCTAG
- a CDS encoding YebC/PmpR family DNA-binding transcriptional regulator, protein MAGHSKFKNIMHRKGAQDKKRSNLFSKLSREITVAAKMGMPDPDMNPRLRLAVNAAKAQSMPKDNIQRAIDKASATDGDNYEEVRYEGYGPGGSAIIVETLTDNRNRTATAVRTAFSKHGGNLGTEGSVVHGFERLGLIVYPADAGSEDKVLEAAMEAGAEDIASSDDGHEIWTAADDLHQVASDLEGTLGEAETVKLAWKPNLTVDMDEKNAATLLKLIDVLDDDDDVQTVWGNYDISDEVMEQVGG, encoded by the coding sequence ATGGCAGGCCATTCCAAGTTCAAGAATATCATGCACCGCAAGGGTGCGCAGGACAAGAAGCGTTCCAACCTCTTCTCCAAGCTCAGCCGCGAAATCACCGTGGCGGCGAAGATGGGCATGCCCGATCCGGACATGAACCCGCGCCTGCGCCTGGCGGTGAACGCGGCCAAGGCCCAGTCGATGCCGAAGGACAATATCCAGCGCGCGATCGACAAGGCATCGGCGACGGACGGCGATAATTACGAGGAAGTGCGCTACGAAGGCTATGGCCCGGGCGGCAGCGCGATCATCGTGGAAACGCTGACCGACAACCGCAACCGCACCGCCACCGCCGTGCGCACCGCCTTTTCCAAGCACGGCGGCAATCTCGGCACTGAAGGTAGCGTGGTCCACGGTTTCGAGCGGCTGGGCCTGATCGTCTATCCCGCCGATGCCGGGAGCGAGGACAAGGTGCTGGAAGCGGCGATGGAAGCGGGCGCGGAAGATATCGCCAGCTCGGATGACGGCCACGAGATCTGGACTGCGGCCGACGATCTCCACCAGGTCGCCAGCGACCTCGAAGGGACGCTGGGCGAGGCGGAGACGGTCAAGCTGGCGTGGAAGCCCAACTTAACCGTCGACATGGACGAAAAGAACGCAGCCACGCTGCTCAAGCTCATCGACGTGCTGGACGACGATGACGACGTGCAGACCGTGTGGGGCAATTACGACATTTCCGACGAGGTTATGGAGCAGGTCGGCGGGTGA
- the ruvC gene encoding crossover junction endodeoxyribonuclease RuvC, translated as MIIVGLDPSLSCTGWGVVRSEGARLSHVANGQVKTDAKAPMADRLHHLHDAIYAVLASHAPDRAAIEEVFLNKNPQSTLKLAQARGAVLAACGRASIPVSEHAARLVKKSVVGTGAADKAQVQAMLKVLLPGAQVAGADAADALAVAIASAHLAPKGH; from the coding sequence GTGATCATCGTCGGCCTAGATCCCTCGCTCAGCTGTACCGGCTGGGGCGTGGTGCGCAGCGAGGGCGCGCGACTGAGCCATGTCGCCAACGGGCAGGTGAAGACGGACGCGAAGGCGCCGATGGCGGACCGGCTACACCACCTGCACGATGCCATTTACGCGGTACTGGCCTCTCACGCGCCGGACCGGGCGGCGATCGAGGAGGTCTTCCTCAACAAGAACCCGCAGTCGACACTGAAGCTGGCGCAGGCGCGCGGAGCGGTGCTTGCCGCATGCGGCCGCGCATCGATCCCGGTCAGCGAACACGCCGCGCGGCTGGTCAAGAAGTCGGTCGTCGGCACCGGCGCCGCGGACAAGGCACAGGTGCAGGCTATGCTGAAAGTGCTGCTTCCCGGCGCCCAGGTGGCGGGTGCCGATGCGGCCGACGCGCTTGCCGTCGCCATCGCGAGCGCGCATCTCGCCCCGAAAGGACACTGA
- a CDS encoding arsenate reductase — protein sequence MIDLYGIPNCDTVKKARKWLEAKGLDHTFHDFKKEPPSRGMVGEWADAVGWQVLLNRRGTTFRKLDDADKEGLDRDKAVELMVAHPSMIKRPVVTHDGQTDVGFNETIWENAYL from the coding sequence ATGATCGACCTCTACGGCATTCCCAATTGCGACACAGTGAAAAAGGCGCGCAAGTGGCTGGAGGCGAAGGGTCTCGACCACACCTTCCACGACTTCAAGAAAGAGCCGCCGTCGCGCGGCATGGTCGGCGAATGGGCCGATGCGGTCGGCTGGCAGGTGCTGCTCAACCGCCGCGGCACCACTTTCCGCAAGCTGGACGATGCGGACAAAGAAGGGCTGGACCGCGACAAGGCGGTCGAACTGATGGTGGCGCATCCCAGCATGATCAAGCGCCCCGTCGTCACCCATGACGGGCAGACCGACGTCGGCTTCAACGAGACGATCTGGGAAAATGCCTACCTCTGA
- a CDS encoding DUF2721 domain-containing protein, producing the protein MIAELLAAAGDSLIERTSSTLRVQSIVQLSLAPVFMLAAIGAVLNVMNMRLTWIVERVDKLEKREEEGRTDREIEELPALRRRQKYAHDAINLSTGAGLLICVVIILLFVSAFIRTAIGTWVAATWITAMVLVSGALLMFLLETRLATRSAREMRSLSRRIERRERD; encoded by the coding sequence ATGATTGCCGAACTGCTCGCCGCAGCGGGCGACAGCCTGATCGAACGGACATCCAGCACGCTGCGGGTGCAGAGCATCGTGCAGCTGTCGCTCGCACCGGTGTTCATGCTCGCGGCGATCGGCGCGGTGCTCAACGTCATGAACATGCGCCTTACGTGGATCGTCGAGCGGGTGGACAAGCTCGAGAAGCGGGAGGAAGAAGGGCGCACCGATCGCGAGATCGAGGAGCTGCCGGCGCTGCGCCGCCGCCAGAAATATGCCCACGACGCGATCAACCTCAGCACCGGGGCAGGCCTGCTGATCTGCGTGGTCATCATCCTGCTGTTTGTCAGCGCCTTCATCCGCACCGCCATCGGCACGTGGGTCGCCGCCACGTGGATCACCGCGATGGTGCTGGTTTCGGGCGCGCTGCTGATGTTCCTGCTGGAAACGCGCCTCGCCACGCGGTCGGCCCGCGAGATGCGCAGTCTTTCCCGCCGCATCGAACGGCGCGAACGGGACTGA
- the ubiG gene encoding bifunctional 2-polyprenyl-6-hydroxyphenol methylase/3-demethylubiquinol 3-O-methyltransferase UbiG, whose amino-acid sequence MANANVSGATSGATIRPDEAQHFGALARDWWDPMGSSAMLHRLNPVRLGFIREAVDIHFGSDAFGYEPLSRKSALDVGCGAGLLCEPLARLGADVTGVDAAAQNVAVAQAHADAMGLAIAYRHGELGELGLGQFDLVTSMEVIEHVADKGAFIAALTDCVADDGLLVLSTPNRTLASRALLVGAAEAVGAVPRGTHHWEDFITPDELEQLLHAAGFTVTDCRGIAFNPAKGFTLSANRDLNYILSARRA is encoded by the coding sequence ATGGCGAATGCAAATGTCTCGGGTGCAACCAGTGGCGCAACGATCCGTCCCGATGAGGCGCAGCACTTCGGCGCGCTGGCGCGGGACTGGTGGGACCCGATGGGCTCCTCCGCCATGCTGCACCGCCTCAATCCGGTGCGCCTCGGCTTCATCCGCGAGGCGGTGGACATCCATTTCGGCAGCGATGCCTTTGGCTACGAGCCGCTTTCAAGGAAGAGCGCGCTCGACGTCGGTTGCGGGGCCGGCTTGCTGTGCGAACCGCTGGCGCGGCTCGGCGCGGACGTCACCGGGGTGGACGCTGCGGCGCAAAACGTCGCGGTGGCGCAGGCGCATGCCGATGCGATGGGACTTGCCATCGCATACCGCCACGGGGAGCTGGGCGAGCTAGGCCTCGGCCAGTTCGACCTCGTCACCTCGATGGAAGTGATCGAGCACGTGGCAGACAAGGGCGCCTTCATCGCCGCGCTGACGGACTGCGTGGCCGATGACGGCCTGCTTGTGCTGTCCACCCCGAACCGTACGCTCGCCAGCCGCGCGCTGCTGGTCGGCGCGGCGGAAGCGGTCGGCGCAGTGCCCAGGGGCACGCATCACTGGGAAGATTTCATCACGCCCGACGAGCTCGAGCAATTGTTGCACGCCGCCGGTTTCACGGTCACGGACTGCAGGGGCATCGCCTTCAACCCCGCCAAGGGCTTCACCCTCTCCGCCAATCGCGACCTCAACTACATCCTCTCGGCCCGCCGCGCATGA
- a CDS encoding aspartate kinase, which yields MARIVMKFGGTSMAGTERIRRVANIVRRQAAPKPDGTRDEVAVVVSAMAGETDRLVNFAREANPLYDPAEYDVVVASGEQVTSGLLALTLQGMGMKARSWLGWQLPVRTIEAHAKARVEAIDAEGLLAAMGEGQIAVIPGFQGVSDEGRITTMGRGGSDTSAVAVAAAIGADRCDIYTDVDGVYTTDPRIVAKARKLKAVTHEEMLELASVGAKVLQTRSVSLAMKSGVRVQVLSSFTDGDGPSADDLPGTLIVSEVEMTALEEKLDMERQLVTGIAHDKTEAKVILTRVPDKPGAVAHIFGPLAAASINVDMIIQNVGRDKGETDVTFTVPQADLPRAQALLEEHRGEIGFNRIITDSQIAKISVVGVGMKSHAGVAADMFAALAERGINIQAITTSEIKISVLIDEDETELAVRVLHTAYGLDAEDEAA from the coding sequence TTGGCCCGGATCGTGATGAAATTCGGCGGCACTTCGATGGCCGGGACCGAGCGCATTCGCCGGGTCGCCAACATCGTGCGCCGGCAGGCCGCGCCCAAACCCGACGGCACGCGCGACGAGGTGGCGGTGGTCGTCTCTGCCATGGCGGGCGAGACCGACCGGCTGGTCAATTTCGCGCGCGAGGCGAACCCGCTTTACGATCCGGCCGAATACGACGTCGTCGTGGCAAGCGGGGAGCAGGTGACCAGCGGCCTCCTCGCGCTCACGTTGCAGGGCATGGGCATGAAGGCGCGCAGCTGGCTCGGCTGGCAATTGCCGGTCCGTACTATCGAGGCCCATGCCAAGGCGCGGGTCGAAGCCATCGATGCGGAAGGCCTGCTGGCGGCGATGGGCGAGGGCCAGATCGCGGTCATCCCCGGCTTCCAGGGCGTTTCGGACGAAGGGCGCATCACCACCATGGGCCGCGGCGGTTCCGATACCTCGGCCGTGGCAGTGGCGGCCGCCATCGGTGCCGACCGGTGCGACATCTATACCGACGTGGACGGGGTCTACACTACCGACCCGCGCATAGTGGCCAAGGCGCGCAAGCTGAAGGCGGTGACGCACGAGGAAATGCTGGAGCTCGCCAGCGTCGGCGCCAAGGTGCTGCAGACCCGAAGCGTCAGCCTGGCGATGAAGTCCGGCGTGCGCGTGCAGGTACTCAGCAGCTTTACCGACGGTGACGGCCCGTCGGCGGACGATTTGCCCGGCACGCTGATCGTGTCGGAAGTGGAAATGACGGCGCTCGAGGAGAAGCTGGATATGGAACGGCAGCTGGTTACCGGCATCGCCCACGACAAGACCGAAGCGAAGGTGATCCTGACTCGCGTACCGGACAAGCCCGGGGCGGTGGCGCATATCTTCGGCCCGCTGGCGGCGGCCAGCATCAATGTCGATATGATCATCCAGAACGTGGGGCGCGACAAAGGGGAGACCGACGTCACCTTCACTGTCCCGCAGGCCGACCTGCCCCGCGCGCAGGCGCTGCTGGAGGAACACCGCGGCGAGATCGGTTTCAACCGCATCATCACCGACAGCCAGATCGCCAAGATCAGCGTCGTCGGCGTGGGCATGAAGAGCCATGCGGGCGTCGCGGCGGACATGTTTGCCGCGCTGGCCGAGCGCGGAATCAACATCCAGGCGATCACCACCAGCGAGATCAAGATCAGCGTGCTGATCGACGAGGACGAAACCGAACTCGCCGTCCGCGTCCTCCACACTGCCTACGGCCTCGACGCGGAAGACGAGGCAGCTTGA
- the purT gene encoding formate-dependent phosphoribosylglycinamide formyltransferase, translating into MSHIATILLLGSGELGREFVISAKRLGARVIACDSYDDAPAMQLADGREVFSMLDGEALRAVAARHRPDFIVPEVEAIRTEVLAELEADGFNVVPTARATQLTMNRDGIRDLAADKLGLVTSRYRYAENLDEVLAAAEHVGLPCVIKPVMSSSGKGQSTVRGPGELEAAWTYAADNMRGDRRRVIVEQFVDFDYEITLLTVRHAGGVSFCPPIGHRQERGDYRESWQPAAMTDAAIAAAQAMARKVVDELGGHGLFGVEFFVKGGEVIFSELSPRPHDTGMVTLVSQDLTEFDLHARAILGLPVPDDIRARPSASAVILADRESSDFGFEGLADAMAEGADLRIFGKPLTRPYRRMGVALASGPDTDAARATAGSAAAKVRIAYR; encoded by the coding sequence GTGAGCCACATCGCCACCATCCTGCTGCTCGGGTCCGGCGAGCTGGGGCGGGAATTCGTCATTTCCGCCAAGCGGCTCGGCGCGCGGGTGATCGCTTGCGACAGTTACGACGATGCGCCGGCGATGCAGCTGGCCGACGGGCGGGAAGTGTTCTCGATGCTCGACGGGGAGGCCTTGCGCGCGGTGGCCGCAAGGCACCGCCCGGATTTCATCGTGCCCGAAGTGGAGGCGATCCGCACCGAAGTGCTCGCCGAGCTGGAGGCGGACGGTTTCAATGTCGTGCCGACCGCGCGCGCGACGCAGCTGACCATGAACCGCGACGGCATCCGCGACCTCGCCGCCGACAAGCTGGGCCTCGTCACCTCGCGCTATCGCTACGCCGAGAATCTGGACGAGGTGCTGGCGGCAGCCGAACATGTCGGCCTGCCCTGCGTCATCAAGCCCGTCATGTCGTCCAGCGGCAAGGGCCAGTCGACCGTGCGCGGTCCGGGCGAGCTGGAGGCGGCATGGACCTATGCCGCAGACAACATGCGCGGCGACCGGCGGCGCGTCATCGTCGAGCAGTTCGTCGACTTCGACTACGAGATCACGCTCCTGACCGTGCGCCATGCCGGCGGGGTCAGCTTCTGCCCGCCTATCGGCCACCGGCAGGAACGCGGCGATTACCGCGAAAGCTGGCAGCCCGCCGCCATGACCGACGCCGCCATCGCCGCCGCGCAGGCCATGGCGCGCAAGGTGGTGGACGAGCTGGGCGGACACGGCCTGTTCGGCGTCGAATTCTTCGTGAAGGGCGGGGAGGTCATCTTTTCCGAACTCAGCCCGCGCCCGCACGATACCGGCATGGTCACGCTGGTCAGCCAGGACCTGACCGAATTCGACCTCCATGCCCGCGCGATCCTGGGCCTGCCGGTGCCGGACGATATCCGCGCGCGGCCCAGCGCCTCCGCCGTGATCCTTGCCGACCGGGAGAGCTCCGACTTCGGTTTCGAAGGGCTTGCCGATGCGATGGCAGAAGGCGCCGACTTGCGGATCTTCGGCAAACCCCTGACGCGCCCCTACCGGCGAATGGGTGTGGCCCTCGCCAGCGGGCCGGACACCGATGCGGCGCGCGCTACCGCCGGCTCAGCCGCAGCCAAGGTGCGGATTGCCTACCGCTGA
- a CDS encoding NAD(P)H-dependent flavin oxidoreductase, protein MTDYKRSHALMRRGREFLGSEHAILCGAMSWVSERNLVSAISNGGGFGVIACGAMTPELLDTEIAETRKLTDKRFGVNLITMHPQLFDLIEVCTRHGVGHVVLAGGIPPKGSVEKIKEGGARVIVFAPTLALAKKLLRSGGDALVIEGMEAGGHIGPVSTSVLAQEFLPELAEDHLVFVAGGIGRGQAIAGYLEMGAVGVQLGTRFACATESIAHPDFKKAFFRASARDAVASVQVDARLPVIPVRALKNKGTEEFTAKQREVAAVLDREEIAMAEAQLQIEHYWAGALRRAVIDGDVENGSLMAGQSVGMLKEEEPAADIIAKLMTQCEEALSRR, encoded by the coding sequence ATGACAGATTACAAACGATCACACGCGTTGATGCGGCGCGGCCGCGAGTTCCTCGGTTCGGAGCACGCCATCCTGTGCGGCGCGATGAGCTGGGTTTCGGAGCGCAACCTCGTTTCCGCCATCTCCAACGGCGGCGGCTTTGGTGTGATCGCCTGCGGCGCGATGACGCCGGAACTGCTCGATACCGAGATCGCCGAAACGAGGAAACTGACCGACAAGCGCTTCGGCGTGAATTTGATCACCATGCACCCGCAGCTGTTCGACCTGATCGAGGTCTGCACGCGGCACGGTGTCGGCCATGTCGTGCTCGCTGGCGGCATCCCGCCCAAGGGCAGCGTCGAAAAGATCAAGGAAGGCGGCGCCAGGGTCATCGTCTTCGCGCCCACGCTCGCACTGGCGAAGAAACTGCTGCGGAGCGGCGGGGACGCGCTGGTGATCGAAGGGATGGAAGCGGGCGGCCACATCGGCCCCGTCTCGACCAGCGTGCTGGCGCAGGAATTCCTGCCCGAACTGGCCGAGGACCACCTCGTCTTCGTCGCCGGCGGAATCGGCCGCGGCCAGGCGATCGCGGGCTATCTCGAAATGGGTGCGGTCGGCGTGCAACTGGGCACCCGCTTCGCCTGCGCGACGGAGAGCATCGCCCACCCCGATTTCAAGAAGGCCTTCTTCCGCGCCAGCGCACGCGATGCGGTCGCTTCGGTCCAGGTCGATGCGCGCTTGCCGGTGATCCCCGTCCGGGCGCTGAAGAACAAGGGCACGGAAGAATTCACTGCTAAGCAGCGCGAAGTCGCCGCCGTGCTCGACCGCGAGGAGATCGCGATGGCCGAAGCGCAGCTGCAGATCGAGCACTACTGGGCCGGCGCGCTGCGCCGCGCGGTGATCGACGGCGATGTCGAGAACGGCAGCCTGATGGCCGGACAGTCGGTCGGGATGCTGAAGGAAGAGGAACCCGCCGCCGATATCATCGCCAAGCTGATGACGCAGTGCGAAGAGGCGCTGTCGCGGCGCTAA
- the purU gene encoding formyltetrahydrofolate deformylase, with translation MSAPLILSLSSADRPGITAKVTGFLFERGGNVLEAQQFNDTGAGAFFMRVEFDPGEATREDLRSGFAPIAVRFGMEWKLVQRDRPRRVMIMVSKFDHCLASLLYRWRIGELAMEPVAIVSNHPREAIEHTELGELPFHHLPITPDTKAAQEAEVRRLAQETGAELVVLARYMQILSDEQAAHFAGRCINIHHSFLPGFKGAKPYHQAHARGVKMIGATAHYVTSDLDEGPIIHQDAEAIGHADSPEDLIRKGRDIESRVLAEAVRLHLADRVLVNGGRTVVFSG, from the coding sequence ATGAGCGCACCCCTCATCCTCTCCTTGTCCAGCGCGGATCGCCCCGGCATCACGGCGAAGGTGACGGGCTTCCTGTTCGAGCGCGGCGGCAACGTGCTGGAAGCGCAGCAGTTCAACGACACCGGCGCGGGCGCGTTCTTCATGCGGGTTGAGTTCGACCCCGGCGAGGCGACCCGCGAGGATCTGCGCAGCGGCTTCGCCCCCATCGCCGTCCGGTTCGGCATGGAATGGAAGCTGGTGCAGCGCGACCGCCCGCGCCGGGTGATGATCATGGTCAGCAAGTTCGACCATTGCCTGGCCAGCCTGCTCTACCGCTGGCGCATCGGCGAACTGGCGATGGAGCCAGTCGCCATCGTCTCCAACCATCCGCGCGAGGCGATCGAGCATACGGAGCTGGGCGAACTGCCGTTCCACCACTTGCCGATCACGCCGGACACCAAGGCAGCGCAGGAGGCCGAGGTGCGCCGCCTGGCGCAGGAAACCGGCGCGGAACTGGTCGTGCTGGCGCGCTACATGCAGATCCTGTCGGACGAGCAGGCGGCCCATTTTGCCGGGCGCTGCATCAACATCCACCACAGCTTCCTGCCCGGCTTCAAGGGTGCCAAACCCTATCACCAGGCCCATGCGCGCGGGGTGAAGATGATCGGTGCCACCGCGCATTACGTCACCAGCGATCTCGACGAGGGGCCGATCATCCACCAGGATGCCGAGGCGATCGGCCATGCCGATAGCCCCGAAGACCTGATCCGCAAGGGCCGCGACATCGAAAGCCGTGTGCTTGCCGAGGCGGTCCGGCTGCATCTTGCCGACCGGGTGCTCGTAAACGGCGGGCGGACCGTGGTCTTCTCCGGCTGA
- a CDS encoding YceI family protein yields MKKFAIALAAAGSLAAIATLPASADHHGADLPGQMDVSRVAAGTYQTDPAHTLVGWSVNHFGFNDYHGVFGDAEGTLVIDPANPQDARVSVSVPITSVAVPSEGLRNHLLRPGKDGGSPDFFGAEPAPATFESTAVTVYGDGTRAIVAGNLSMNGVTKPVTIEARFTGAGSNPMSQAETIGFHGTTTIMRSDFGIDYALPVVGDAVELTISAAFEKQ; encoded by the coding sequence ATGAAGAAATTCGCCATCGCCCTTGCCGCAGCGGGAAGCCTTGCCGCCATCGCCACGCTGCCAGCATCTGCCGACCATCACGGCGCGGACCTGCCCGGCCAGATGGACGTCAGCCGTGTCGCCGCCGGAACCTACCAGACCGACCCGGCCCACACGCTGGTGGGCTGGAGCGTCAACCACTTCGGCTTCAACGACTATCACGGCGTGTTCGGCGACGCGGAAGGAACGCTGGTGATCGATCCCGCCAATCCGCAGGACGCGCGGGTTTCGGTCAGCGTGCCGATCACCAGCGTCGCCGTGCCGAGCGAAGGCCTGCGCAATCACCTGCTGCGGCCCGGTAAGGACGGTGGATCGCCCGACTTCTTCGGCGCCGAGCCTGCACCCGCCACATTCGAATCGACTGCAGTCACCGTCTATGGCGACGGCACCCGCGCCATCGTGGCGGGCAATCTGTCGATGAACGGCGTGACGAAGCCCGTCACGATCGAGGCCCGCTTCACCGGTGCCGGCAGCAACCCGATGAGCCAGGCCGAAACCATCGGCTTCCACGGCACGACCACAATCATGCGCTCCGACTTCGGTATCGACTATGCGCTGCCAGTCGTCGGCGACGCGGTCGAACTGACGATCAGCGCCGCGTTCGAGAAGCAATAG
- a CDS encoding FAD-dependent monooxygenase, whose protein sequence is MASSAAVIGGGIAGLSAGIALRKAGFGVTLFEQAEEIRPTGAALSIWGNAMAGLDWLGCGNAVRGKAAGVERLALRDVQGRGLFGPVELSGSDSWLPLRTDLQAILLERLGAGDVRCGVAVGRAQEEGGRVALTARDGTLLGDFDLLIVADGIHSDIATSLLGNPPVYRGYGGVLNLVEAAPQATGHGEEIWGEGDRFGLFDAGGSGYWFYMATGTQAGIAVLDHSELLRRSQSFPERIREAVAASDPAALITIPIHSRPMPKSFGRGRVICIGDAAHAMEPNQGQGACQGIEDAWALGILAGRLPPDRILPEFDRLRLKRVARIHRDSATMGAIAHGRPWLRRGVSAIFRAVPKRVDAWQIRQRLAPPDYC, encoded by the coding sequence ATGGCTTCGTCGGCGGCAGTAATCGGGGGCGGCATCGCCGGATTGTCTGCGGGCATCGCCTTGCGCAAGGCAGGTTTCGGCGTGACCTTGTTCGAACAGGCCGAAGAAATCCGCCCCACAGGCGCGGCGCTGTCGATCTGGGGCAACGCGATGGCCGGCCTCGACTGGCTCGGATGCGGGAATGCGGTACGCGGCAAGGCCGCAGGGGTCGAACGGCTTGCGCTGCGGGACGTGCAGGGACGCGGCCTCTTCGGGCCCGTCGAATTGTCCGGCAGCGACAGCTGGCTGCCGCTGCGAACCGATCTCCAGGCGATATTGCTGGAACGGCTTGGGGCCGGAGACGTGCGCTGCGGCGTCGCGGTCGGGCGCGCGCAGGAGGAAGGCGGGCGCGTTGCCCTGACTGCGCGGGACGGTACTTTGCTAGGAGATTTCGACCTCCTAATCGTCGCAGACGGCATCCATTCGGACATCGCCACGTCCCTGCTTGGCAATCCGCCCGTCTATCGCGGGTACGGCGGGGTGCTGAACCTGGTCGAAGCCGCCCCGCAAGCGACCGGGCACGGCGAGGAAATCTGGGGCGAAGGCGACCGCTTCGGCCTGTTCGATGCCGGCGGCTCTGGATACTGGTTCTACATGGCAACCGGCACTCAGGCCGGGATCGCCGTGCTCGACCATTCCGAATTGCTTCGCCGCTCGCAGTCTTTCCCGGAGCGCATTCGGGAGGCTGTGGCCGCATCCGATCCCGCAGCCCTGATCACCATTCCGATCCATTCCCGCCCGATGCCGAAATCCTTCGGGCGCGGCCGGGTCATCTGCATCGGCGATGCCGCCCACGCGATGGAACCGAACCAGGGGCAAGGCGCCTGCCAGGGCATCGAGGATGCATGGGCGCTCGGCATCCTGGCAGGGCGTCTCCCGCCCGACAGGATCCTGCCGGAATTCGACCGACTGCGCCTGAAACGCGTCGCCCGCATCCACCGCGACAGCGCCACAATGGGCGCGATCGCCCACGGCAGGCCGTGGCTGCGGCGCGGTGTATCCGCGATCTTTCGCGCGGTCCCGAAGCGGGTCGACGCGTGGCAAATCCGGCAGCGCCTCGCGCCGCCGGACTATTGCTGA